The Phragmites australis chromosome 15, lpPhrAust1.1, whole genome shotgun sequence genome window below encodes:
- the LOC133892645 gene encoding uncharacterized protein LOC133892645 isoform X1, with amino-acid sequence MAAKVAAPLALRRDVRGPLGRRPGGCGRSGSALCWSSGTGSRPAAPAWLARARGRNRSGAGGRSTTKDDELADEEEAEVVIVDVGDEEEFAGDELSGFRGLVLDLSYSVPRPVNVVCWKRAICLEFMEKADVLEYYDQTVSSPSGSFYIPAVLRVPQLLQVVKRRRVKQSLSRKNILYRDGFICQYCSSGDNLTIDHVIPISRGGKWEWENLVTACSRCNSRKGQKTLEQANMKLLKVPKPPKEYDILAVPLTKTVFRTLKRNQGLPEEWLQYLARPSP; translated from the exons ATGGCAGCCAAGGTGGCGGCGCCGCTCGCGTTGCGCCGCGACGTGCGTGGACCGCTCGGCCGGCGGCCGGGAGGTTGCGGCCGGAGCGGGAGCGCGCTGTGCTGGAGCAGTGGCACCGGCAGCAGGCCCGCGGCGCCGGCGTggctggcgcgcgcgcgcgggagGAACAGGTCCGGCGCCGGCGGGCGGAGCACGACCAAGGACGACGAGCTCGctgatgaggaggaggccgaggtggTGATCGTCGACGTCGGGGACGAGGAGGAGTTCGCCGGCGACGAGCTGTCCGGGTTCAGGGGCCTGGTTCTTGATCTGTCCTACAG TGTGCCCAGGCCTGTCAATGTTGTCTGCTGGAAGCGCGCGATTTGTCTGGAGTTCATGGAGAAG GCCGATGTATTGGAGTACTACGATCAAACCGTCTCCTCGCCTAGCGGATCCTTCTACATCCCTGCAGTTCTGAGG GTTCCGCAGCTGCTGCAGGTCGTCAAGAGGAGAAGAGTCAAGCAGAGCCTTAGCCGTAAAAACATACTTTACAGGGACGGATTTATCTGTCA ATATTGCTCTTCCGGCGACAACTTGACCATTGACCATGTTATTCCGATTTCGCGTGGTGGTAAATGGGAATGGGAAAATTTG GTGACTGCATGTTCAAGATGCAACTCCAGGAAGGGTCAGAAGACACTGGAGCAAGCAAACATGAAGCTACTCAAGGTCCCCAAG CCACCGAAGGAATACGATATTCTGGCCGTGCCCTTGACAAAAACTGTATTCAGGACGCTCAAGAGGAACCAAGGGCTACCTGAAGAGTGGCTGCAGTATCTTGCCAGGCCATCTCCATGA
- the LOC133892323 gene encoding protein MET1, chloroplastic-like has protein sequence MAHQVAANQPPLLSSPARHPRTGSGSSNAKLLLLQPPFLGRSLRLRGARMPVARASSAQAEPKSEGGEGGGEAEEEDRPYEEYEVTIVKPYGLKFAKGRNGGTYVEAIFPGAAAEKTGQFTVGDKVLATSAVFGEEIWPAAGYGQTMYCIRQRVGPLYMKMERRFGKWDGAGELTEKEIIRAERNSGVISNRVREIQLQNYQRKMEQKMQREEDLRMGLRLYKDGKYEEALEKFESVLGSKPESNEASIASYNVACSYSKLDRVQAGLSALEDALKAGYEDFKRIRTDTDLENLRKAEEFEPLLKNYDESFINENAINAIKSLFGFGKK, from the exons ATGGCGCACCAGGTCGCCGCCAACCAGCCGCCGCTGCTCTCCTCCCCCGCCCGCCACCCACGAaccggcagcggcagcagcaatgcgaagctcctcctcctccagccaCCGTTTCTTGGCCGGAGCCTGAGGCTACGTGGCGCGCGGATGCCCGTCGCGAGAGCGTCGTCGGCGCAGGCGGAGCCCAAGTCGGAGGGCGGGGAGGGGGGAGgcgaggcagaggaggaggaccgCCCGTACGAGGAGTACGAGGTGACGATCGTGAAGCCGTACGGGCTCAAGTTCGCCAAGGGCCGCAACGGTGGCACCTACGTCGAGGCCATCttccccggcgccgccgccgagaagACCGGCCAGTTCACCGTCGGCGACAAGGTGCTCGCCACCAG CGCCGTCTTCGGAGAGGAGATCTGGCCGGCGGCAGGGTACGGCCAGACCATGTACTGCATCCGCCAGAGAGTCGGCCCTCTCTACATGAAGATGGAAAGAAGATTTG GTAAGTGGGACGGTGCTGGTGAGCTCACCGAGAAGGAGATCATAAGAGCTGAGAGGAACTCTGGAGTGATCAGCAACAGGGTGAGGGAGATCCAG TTACAAAATTACCAAAGGAAGATGGAGCAGAAGATGCAGAGGGAAGAGGATCTTCGCATGGGACTCAGGCTGTACAA GGATGGGAAATATGAGGAGGCACTGGAAAAGTTCGAGTCGGTTTTGGGATCGAAACCGGAGAGCAATGAGGCTTCCATAGCCAGCTACAATGTTGCCTGTAGCTATTCGAAACTCGACAGG GTACAAGCTGGCCTTTCTGCACTGGAAGACGCCCTAAAAGCAGGCTATGAAGATTTCAAG AGGATTCGCACCGACACGGATCTCGAAAACTTGAGGAAAGCAGAGGAATTCGAACCCCTGCTGAAGAACTACGACGAGTCGTTCATCAACGAGAACGCCATCAATGCCATCAAATCCTTGTTCGGATTCGGTAAGAAGTGA
- the LOC133892645 gene encoding uncharacterized protein LOC133892645 isoform X2 yields MAAKVAAPLALRRDVRGPLGRRPGGCGRSGSALCWSSGTGSRPAAPAWLARARGRNRSGAGGRSTTKDDELADEEEAEVVIVDVGDEEEFAGDELSGFRGLVLDLSYRPVNVVCWKRAICLEFMEKADVLEYYDQTVSSPSGSFYIPAVLRVPQLLQVVKRRRVKQSLSRKNILYRDGFICQYCSSGDNLTIDHVIPISRGGKWEWENLVTACSRCNSRKGQKTLEQANMKLLKVPKPPKEYDILAVPLTKTVFRTLKRNQGLPEEWLQYLARPSP; encoded by the exons ATGGCAGCCAAGGTGGCGGCGCCGCTCGCGTTGCGCCGCGACGTGCGTGGACCGCTCGGCCGGCGGCCGGGAGGTTGCGGCCGGAGCGGGAGCGCGCTGTGCTGGAGCAGTGGCACCGGCAGCAGGCCCGCGGCGCCGGCGTggctggcgcgcgcgcgcgggagGAACAGGTCCGGCGCCGGCGGGCGGAGCACGACCAAGGACGACGAGCTCGctgatgaggaggaggccgaggtggTGATCGTCGACGTCGGGGACGAGGAGGAGTTCGCCGGCGACGAGCTGTCCGGGTTCAGGGGCCTGGTTCTTGATCTGTCCTACAG GCCTGTCAATGTTGTCTGCTGGAAGCGCGCGATTTGTCTGGAGTTCATGGAGAAG GCCGATGTATTGGAGTACTACGATCAAACCGTCTCCTCGCCTAGCGGATCCTTCTACATCCCTGCAGTTCTGAGG GTTCCGCAGCTGCTGCAGGTCGTCAAGAGGAGAAGAGTCAAGCAGAGCCTTAGCCGTAAAAACATACTTTACAGGGACGGATTTATCTGTCA ATATTGCTCTTCCGGCGACAACTTGACCATTGACCATGTTATTCCGATTTCGCGTGGTGGTAAATGGGAATGGGAAAATTTG GTGACTGCATGTTCAAGATGCAACTCCAGGAAGGGTCAGAAGACACTGGAGCAAGCAAACATGAAGCTACTCAAGGTCCCCAAG CCACCGAAGGAATACGATATTCTGGCCGTGCCCTTGACAAAAACTGTATTCAGGACGCTCAAGAGGAACCAAGGGCTACCTGAAGAGTGGCTGCAGTATCTTGCCAGGCCATCTCCATGA
- the LOC133892324 gene encoding large ribosomal subunit protein eL15z: MGAYKYVSEIWRRKQSDVMRFVQRVRCWEYRQQPAIVRLTRPTRPDKARRLGFKAKQGYVVYRVRVRRGGRKRPVPKGIVYGKPKHQGITQLKFQRNKRSVAEERAGRKLGGLRVLNSYWVNEDSTYKYFEIILVDVAHSAIRNDPRINWLCNPVHKHRELRGLTSAGKKFRGLRGKGHTHHKNRPSRRATWKRNQTLSLRRYR, from the exons aTGG GGGCGTACAAGTACGTGTCGGAgatatggaggaggaagcagtCGGACGTGATGCGGTTCGTGCAGCGCGTGCGGTGCTGGGAGTACAGGCAGCAGCCGGCGATCGTCCGCCTCACCAGGCCTACCCGCCCCGACAAGGCCCGCCGCCTCGGCTTCAAGGCCAAGCAG GGGTATGTTGTCTACCGTGTCCGTGTCAGGCGTGGTGGCAGGAAGAGGCCTGTGCCTAAGGGCATTGTCTATGGCAAGCCCAAGCACCAGGGTATCACCCAGCTCAAGTTCCAGAGGAACAAGAGGTCTGTTGCTGAGGAGAGAGCTGGACGTAAGCTTGGTGGACTGAGGGTGCTCAACTCCTACTGGGTGAATGAG GATAGTACTTACAAGTACTTTGAGATCATCCTTGTCGATGTTGCTCACAGTGCCATCCGCAACGACCCAAGGATCAACTGGCTATGCAACCCTGTGCACAAGCACCGTGAGCTCCGTGGTCTCACCTCTGCAGGCAAGAAGTTCCGTGGCCTGCGTGGCAAGGGTCACACTCACCACAAGAACAGGCCCTCGCGGAGAGCCACCTGGAAGCGCAACCAGACCCTCTCCCTCCGCCGTTACCGCTGA